A section of the Pseudanabaena mucicola str. Chao 1806 genome encodes:
- a CDS encoding response regulator transcription factor, with protein sequence MRILLVEDDEYIAKPVAKDIRHQGHVVDVASDGISALEYAQAVEYDLILLDLMLPRLDGISLCKRLREEGCKTHILMLTAKDTIADKVLGLDTGADDYLVKPFDLEELAARIRALSRRVVDIQQTVIVQGLLTLNLHSHTITYDDHLLALTPKEYVILECFLRNPTQVFTKANLLDKLWDLDKLSGEETVRTHITNIRRKLKAIGGSEDLIQTVYGVGYSFNSKL encoded by the coding sequence ATGAGAATTCTGTTAGTGGAAGATGATGAATATATCGCTAAGCCAGTTGCTAAGGACATCAGGCATCAAGGTCATGTTGTCGATGTAGCAAGCGATGGGATTAGTGCTTTGGAATATGCTCAAGCTGTGGAATACGATCTGATTCTTTTGGATTTGATGTTGCCGCGTTTGGATGGAATTTCTCTATGTAAGCGTTTGCGAGAAGAGGGATGTAAGACTCATATTTTGATGCTCACTGCTAAGGATACGATCGCAGATAAGGTTTTGGGATTAGATACAGGTGCAGATGACTATCTGGTAAAGCCCTTTGATCTGGAGGAGTTGGCGGCACGAATCAGGGCATTATCTCGGCGAGTGGTGGACATACAGCAAACGGTGATTGTGCAAGGCTTATTGACATTAAATTTGCATTCACATACGATCACTTATGATGATCATCTCTTAGCATTAACCCCTAAGGAATATGTTATTCTGGAATGCTTTTTGCGTAATCCTACGCAAGTATTTACGAAGGCTAATTTGCTCGATAAACTTTGGGATCTGGATAAATTATCTGGTGAAGAAACTGTGAGAACTCATATTACGAATATTCGCCGTAAACTTAAGGCGATAGGAGGTTCTGAAGATTTAATTCAAACGGTTTATGGTGTTGGCTATAGCTTTAATTCTAAATTATAG
- a CDS encoding DUF4079 domain-containing protein produces MTEFATKIAESLQPVADQFKSLNIPAPVTHWGHPFFMAIVIFAMGSFVAISGWRGRTVTDAEVANKNKADHRKVAPVMTTFLALGYSGGLLSLVMQGKPLLESPHFITGSVVLTLLAINGAISLSGFAGNKPLLRNVHAYLGSAIVLLLFVHAALGLKLGLSI; encoded by the coding sequence ATGACTGAATTTGCTACCAAAATAGCTGAATCGCTTCAGCCCGTTGCCGATCAATTCAAATCTCTGAATATTCCCGCACCAGTTACTCACTGGGGACATCCATTTTTCATGGCGATCGTTATTTTTGCTATGGGATCATTTGTCGCGATTTCAGGATGGCGTGGGCGTACGGTCACGGATGCCGAGGTTGCGAATAAAAACAAAGCCGATCACCGCAAAGTGGCTCCTGTCATGACTACTTTCTTGGCTCTGGGCTATAGTGGCGGGTTGCTTTCTCTTGTGATGCAAGGGAAGCCCCTCTTAGAGAGCCCCCATTTTATTACAGGCTCTGTAGTGCTGACATTGCTTGCGATCAATGGTGCAATCTCCCTCAGTGGATTTGCTGGCAATAAGCCATTGCTGCGTAATGTCCATGCTTATCTAGGCAGTGCGATTGTGCTGTTGTTGTTTGTTCATGCGGCTTTAGGGCTGAAATTAGGGCTTTCGATCTAG
- a CDS encoding sensor histidine kinase, translating to MFQKTRLRLLLAYLGIFASILSIFAIAVRTVFVHTMTNQVVDKLTTLGQTVAASSGFKNGRIQVADNLSVQGLDVRRQSLQWIDIQGNTVYLQGNRTLSLPPTIRESIQIQPSKPALISVNIPIVDTYTRSLVGYLRVSQSLDELHETFRQLDLGLIGGAAIALILVSFGGIFLTRQVMQPIEQSFDRLQQFTADASHELRSPLMAIKASSQVAMRYPEGMRPSDADEFRAISQTAERMTRLTEDLLMLARMDQNLRVTWENINLTELLQHLVNQLQTQAVAKNLTMICQPMSSLMIKGNSEQILRLFTNLLENAIYYTPANGQIVISANTSGQWITINIKDTGIGIASEQIGYIFDRFWRADTSRSQWTGGSGLGLAIARSITESHGGNISVTSQLALGSCFTVRLPVTKS from the coding sequence ATGTTTCAAAAAACGCGACTACGCTTGCTGTTGGCTTACTTGGGGATTTTTGCATCCATTCTGAGCATCTTTGCGATCGCTGTGCGTACCGTCTTTGTACATACGATGACCAATCAAGTTGTGGATAAACTCACAACACTGGGACAGACGGTAGCAGCCAGTTCGGGATTTAAGAATGGTAGAATTCAGGTTGCGGATAATCTCTCGGTGCAGGGTTTGGATGTACGGCGGCAGTCTTTGCAATGGATTGATATACAGGGGAATACGGTTTATCTACAAGGAAATCGCACTCTGTCTTTGCCTCCGACGATTCGCGAATCGATTCAAATTCAACCGAGTAAACCTGCGTTAATTAGTGTCAATATTCCTATTGTGGATACATATACCCGTAGCTTAGTGGGATATCTGCGTGTTAGTCAGTCCCTAGACGAGTTGCACGAAACCTTTCGTCAATTAGATTTAGGGTTAATTGGTGGAGCCGCAATTGCTTTGATTTTAGTTAGTTTCGGCGGCATCTTTCTCACACGCCAAGTAATGCAACCCATTGAACAAAGTTTTGATCGCTTACAGCAATTTACTGCCGATGCTTCCCATGAACTGCGGAGTCCCCTGATGGCGATTAAGGCGAGCTCTCAAGTGGCGATGCGCTATCCTGAAGGAATGCGACCTAGTGATGCTGATGAATTTAGAGCGATCTCCCAAACGGCGGAACGGATGACGCGATTGACGGAGGATTTGTTGATGTTGGCAAGAATGGATCAGAACTTAAGAGTGACATGGGAGAATATTAATTTAACAGAACTTCTGCAACATTTGGTCAATCAATTGCAAACTCAGGCTGTGGCGAAAAATTTAACCATGATCTGTCAACCTATGAGTTCGCTCATGATCAAAGGCAATTCTGAGCAAATCTTACGCTTGTTTACGAACTTGCTTGAGAATGCGATTTACTACACGCCTGCGAATGGTCAAATTGTGATTTCGGCAAATACATCAGGTCAGTGGATTACTATCAATATCAAAGATACGGGGATCGGCATTGCTTCTGAACAGATAGGATATATTTTTGATCGATTTTGGCGGGCGGATACTTCGCGATCGCAATGGACGGGAGGTAGTGGTTTAGGACTAGCGATCGCGCGATCAATCACCGAAAGTCATGGTGGTAATATTTCTGTTACTAGTCAACTCGCATTGGGTAGTTGTTTTACGGTACGATTGCCTGTTACAAAATCTTAG